Proteins from a genomic interval of Acropora muricata isolate sample 2 unplaced genomic scaffold, ASM3666990v1 scaffold_748, whole genome shotgun sequence:
- the LOC136907401 gene encoding piggyBac transposable element-derived protein 4-like, protein MASRGRWYTSAEVMEAIFLNSDSERDENNSDSDSESGSCNEDVTSETGHEAEYAESSNEIENEMELSAEEEILPRRRRNRQAAAHGPEIQWEIYEDIDPFESTWLPKFTERPGILVDATEFSPVDFFYMFFPDEAFALISNETNRYAGQYLDTPVDFEPSSRFHAWNDTSPNEIRAFVALEIAMGLCQKPAHSDYWSGFWLTAVPFSSVMSRNRFELLQTFLHFNNIEEQVRRGEDGYNPLFKIQCLLDIVNPTYERWYQPECDLSLDESMVKFKGRLAFRQYLPAKPTRWGIKQFVLAEAKSGYCLKSVVYSGKTSFARLAGVSLSEQVVLSLLEGYENKGHIVHLDNFYSAPILFIDKAVKSRGGEGGYRTVEKPVIAERYNSKMGGVDCLDQMLGTYQYPHKCLKWYHTLYHRVREIALVNGFILYKKANPTKRVTPKKFREEVISGLLKTWNPPQRKTGRPSNTEDPLRLTGRHFLGKNENPKQKLDYIVNPTYERWYQPECDLSLDESMVKFKGRLAFRQYLPAKPTRWGIKQFVLAEAKSGYCLKSVVYSGKTSFARLAGVSLSEQVVLSLLEGYENKGHIVHLDNFYSAPILFIDKAVKSRGGEGGYRTVEKPVIAERYNSKMGGVDCLDQMLGTYQYPHKCLKWYHTLYHRVREIALVNGFILYKKANPTKRVTPKKFREEVISGLLKTWNPPQRKTGRPSNTEDPLRLTGRHFLGKNENPKQKLDCRVCSDRKNKKRVQTVFYCKQCNIPMCCVPCFERYHTLRHYDR, encoded by the exons ATGGCGTCAAGAGGAAGGTGGTATACATCTGCAGAAGTTATGGAAGCGATTTTTCTAAACAGTGATTCAGAAAGGGATGAAAACAACAGCGATTCCGATAGTGAAAGCGGTAGTTGCAATGAAGATGTCACTAGCGAAACTGGCCATGAGGCAGAATATGCTGAAAGCAGCAATGAGATCGAAAACGAAATGGAATTGTCAGCTGAAGAGGAAATTTTACCGCGAAGGCGAAGGAACCGGCAAGCTGCAGCTCATGGGCCTGAAATTCAGTGGGAGATCTACGAAGACATCGATCCGTTCGAATCTACATGGCTTCCAAAATTCACTGAACGACCGGGAATCCTTGTTGACGCAACCGAATTTTCACCAGTCGACTTCTTTTATATGTTTTTCCCCGATGAAGCATTCGCTCTTATTTCAAACGAAACAAACAGGTATGCCGGTCAATATTTGGATACACCAGTTGACTTTGAACCATCCTCTCGCTTTCATGCCTGGAATGATACATCTCCAAATGAAATAAGGGCGTTCGTAGCATTAGAAATTGCAATGGGACTTTGTCAGAAACCTGCACATTCAGATTATTGGAGTGGGTTTTGGCTCACAGCTGTACCATTCTCTTCTGTTATGTCACGCAACAGGTTTGAGTTGTTGCAAACATTTTTACACTTCAATAACATTGAAGAACAAGTTAGAAGGGGGGAAGATGGTTACAACCCTTTATTTAAAATACAGTGTCTTTTAGATATTGTGAACCCAACCTATGAGAGGTGGTATCAACCCGAATGTGACCTGTCTTTGGATGAAAGCATGGTTAAGTTCAAGGGTCGACTTGCTTTTAGACAGTATTTACCAGCCAAACCCACAAGATGGGGAATAAAACAATTTGTTCTCGCTGAGGCTAAAAGTGGCTACTGCTTGAAGTCTGTTGTCTACAGTGGCAAAACATCATTTGCCAGACTAGCAGGAGTTAGCCTTTCAGAGCAAGTTGTGTTGTCCTTACTTGAGGGCTATGAGAACAAGGGCCACATTGTTCACCTTGATAATTTTTACTCTGCTCCCATTCTCTTCATTGATAAAGCTGTTAAAAGTAGGGGTGGGGAAGGTGGATATCGTACTGTTGAAAAGCCTGTTATAGCAGAGCGTTACAATTCAAAAATGGGTGGGGTGGATTGTTTGGATCAAATGCTGGGGACATATCAGTACCCTCACAAGTGTCTCAAGTGGTACCATACACTCTACCATAGGGTTCGGGAGATTGCTTTGGTCAATGGTTTTATTCTTTACAAGAAGGCCAACCCCACTAAGAGAGTAACCCCAAAAAAGTTTAGGGAGGAAGTAATCAGTGGGCTTTTGAAGACATGGAACCCTCCCCAGCGCAAAACTGGGCGTCCCTCAAATACCGAGGACCCTTTAAGGCTTACTGGTCGCCACTTTCTAGGGAAAAATGAAAATCCCAAGCAGAAATTAGACT ATATTGTGAACCCAACCTATGAGAGGTGGTATCAACCCGAATGTGACCTGTCTTTGGATGAAAGCATGGTTAAGTTCAAGGGTCGACTTGCTTTTAGACAGTATTTACCAGCCAAACCCACAAGATGGGGAATAAAACAATTTGTTCTCGCTGAGGCTAAAAGTGGCTACTGCTTGAAGTCTGTTGTCTACAGTGGCAAAACATCATTTGCCAGACTAGCAGGAGTTAGCCTTTCAGAGCAAGTTGTGTTGTCCTTACTTGAGGGCTATGAGAACAAGGGCCACATTGTTCACCTTGATAATTTTTACTCTGCTCCCATTCTCTTCATTGATAAAGCTGTTAAAAGTAGGGGTGGGGAAGGTGGATATCGTACTGTTGAAAAGCCTGTTATAGCAGAGCGTTACAATTCAAAAATGGGTGGGGTGGATTGTTTGGATCAAATGCTGGGGACATATCAGTACCCTCACAAGTGTCTCAAGTGGTACCATACACTCTACCATAGGGTTCGGGAGATTGCTTTGGTCAATGGTTTTATTCTTTACAAGAAGGCCAACCCCACTAAGAGAGTAACCCCAAAAAAGTTTAGGGAGGAAGTAATCAGTGGGCTTTTGAAGACATGGAACCCTCCCCAGCGCAAAACTGGGCGTCCCTCAAATACCGAGGACCCTTTAAGGCTTACTGGTCGCCACTTTCTAGGGAAAAATGAAAATCCCAAGCAGAAATTAGACTGTAGGGTTTGCTCTGACAGGAAAAATAAGAAGAGGGTGCAAACTGTTTTCTACTGTAAACAATGTAATATACCCATGTGTTGTGTTCCCTGTTTTGAGCGTTACCACACTTTACGTCACTATGATAGGTAA
- the LOC136907432 gene encoding uncharacterized protein: MMCYLLDSSSSSSASDSEDELHLLLLELATTPSRELGPHVNLDDISEIDCKLLFRFEKVDIPRLKSALQLPGYYICRNGTCATAVEALLILLRRLAYPNRWCELVSLFGRAEPGLSIIFNMIMDDIHNRYSYLLDSLDLIWLNTGLFSEVIHGKGAPLQQCWGFIDGTARPIARPIHSQRIRFSGHKRTHCLKFQSIQAPNGLIAHMCGPIEGRRHDAFMLGMSDLLPKLQGFVQPNGQPYVIYGDPAYPITCNILAPLRGVNLTIQEQEFNRKMSKVRVNVE, encoded by the exons ATGATGTGCTATCTTCTTGATAGCAGTAGCAGTTCAAGTGCGAGTGACAGTGAGGATGAATTGCATTTGCTTTTATTGGAGTTGGCTACTACTCCGAGCCGAGAACTTGGACCCCACGTTAATCTAGATGACATAAGTGAAATCGACTGCAAACTATTATTCAG ATTTGAAAAGGTCGATATTCCACGCCTCAAGAGTGCTCTACAATTACCAGGATATTACATATGTCGAAATGGCACGTGTGCCACAGCTGTGGAGGCTTTACTGATATTGCTGCGCAGATTAGCCTATCCAAATCGTTGGTGTGAACTCGTTTCTCTGTTTGGAAGAGCCGAACCAGGATTGAGCATCATTTTTAATATG ATAATGGATGACATCCACAATCGATACAGCTATTTACTGGATTCTCTGGATCTCATATGGCTCAACACTGGACTGTTTTCAGAAGTTATACATGGCAAAGGAGCTCCTCTACAACAGTGCTGGGGTTTCATTGATGGAACAGCACGACCAATAGCAAGACCTATCCATAGTCAGAGGATTAGGTTTAGTGGCCACAAAAGAACACATTGCTTAAAGTTTCAG TCAATTCAAGCACCCAATGGACTGATAGCTCACATGTGTGGACCAATTGAGGGACGGAGGCATGATGCTTTCATGCTTGGTATGAGTGACCTGTTGCCCAAACTGCAAGGTTTTGTTCAACCTAATGGCCAGCCCTATGTCATCTATGGAGATCCAGCCTACCCCATTACATGCAACATCTTGGCACCTTTACGAGGAGTCAATCTAACTATTCAGGAACAAGAATTCAACAGAAAGATGAGCAAAGTCAGAGTGAATGTGGAATGA
- the LOC136907436 gene encoding uncharacterized protein — translation MRRAAMEGMAKRRRGTHGSGSSSTSLENLDEDVSSDEELPKKGKGCKKRRVGKLSAVEMLADKYDQKAILKEKEIELKKMELQFQVQKFEKESEERKLRLELEMQERRAMLDILNKMK, via the exons ATGAGACGTGCTGCCATGGAAGGGATGGCCA AGAGACGACGTGGAACCCATGGAAGTGGTTCGTCCAGTACTAGTTTGGAAAACTTGGATGAAGATGTTTCATCAGATGAAGAGTTGccaaaaaaagggaaag GTTGCAAGAAAAGAAGAGTGGGAAAGCTAAGTGCAGTCGAAATGCTGGCTGACAAATACGACCAAAAGGCCAttcttaaggaaaaagaaattgagTTAAAAAAGATGGAGTTGCAGTTTCAAGTTCAGAAATTTGAGAAAGAATCGGAAGAGAGAAAGCTGCGACTGGAACTGGAGATGCAGGAACGAAGGGCAATGTTGGACATTCTAAACAAGATGAAGTGA